Proteins co-encoded in one Phycisphaeraceae bacterium genomic window:
- a CDS encoding cation:proton antiporter, translating to MTTLLIILAAAAAALGVATLLRLPTIPVLIVSGLAFGGLMSVFPQTTHERTDFIDVELIKDALVLGLTFLVFAAGLELNPARVMHRRRAALFIGLAQFSCLLIIGTGVAMLFDLSLMAALHLGLAVAASSTVVAVRILQKRRQFFEPFGRLVLGVLLLQDILLIVIIAALSGAEHGLFGIASATLATLALVGLTWLCARWIAPTLIITLKLDQDSLLLVALALLFGFAGLAYAMKIPPVIGCFLAGVSLSGFPVNGVVRGQLQSLNQFFLAIFFVCLGAILNVPTSGQILLVITMVALILVVTPVIVVIVAERFGISTRAAIESGLLLAQSSELSILVAVVGVAGGYLESDMLSVISLVAIITMILTSFIATDAVTWKLLHLRPALRRDLAGEAPTEHIVMLGCGSNSQVLLDLLLLEGHRVVVADDDPVVIATLRGRGIDAIRGDGADPQVLSALSAENARVIISTMRRIEDNERLIARVKGPIVLVRIAGDSESRRIERAGGVAIREDLAAAADFMNWFNTRFQHNTMKPA from the coding sequence ATGACCACGCTCCTGATCATTCTCGCAGCCGCTGCCGCTGCCCTCGGGGTCGCCACACTCCTGCGCCTTCCCACAATTCCCGTGTTGATCGTCTCAGGCCTTGCGTTCGGCGGGCTGATGAGCGTCTTTCCACAGACTACACATGAACGCACTGACTTCATTGATGTCGAACTCATCAAGGATGCCCTCGTACTCGGACTCACGTTTCTGGTCTTTGCCGCGGGGCTCGAACTCAACCCCGCGCGCGTCATGCACCGAAGGCGGGCAGCGCTGTTCATCGGACTCGCGCAGTTCTCTTGCCTGCTCATCATCGGTACCGGCGTGGCCATGCTCTTTGATCTCTCACTCATGGCCGCCCTTCATCTCGGCCTGGCTGTCGCTGCCAGCTCCACCGTCGTCGCGGTGCGCATCCTCCAGAAGCGAAGGCAATTCTTCGAGCCCTTCGGCCGCCTCGTCCTCGGCGTGCTCCTGCTGCAAGACATCCTCCTCATCGTCATCATCGCAGCTCTTTCCGGCGCAGAGCACGGACTGTTCGGCATTGCCTCGGCAACACTGGCCACTCTGGCCCTCGTCGGCCTCACGTGGCTCTGTGCACGCTGGATCGCTCCAACCCTCATCATCACTCTCAAACTCGATCAGGACAGCCTGCTGCTTGTCGCACTTGCACTCCTCTTCGGGTTTGCAGGCCTCGCATACGCGATGAAAATCCCTCCCGTTATCGGCTGCTTCCTCGCTGGCGTCTCGCTCTCGGGCTTTCCTGTCAATGGCGTCGTTCGCGGACAACTTCAATCGCTTAATCAATTCTTCCTGGCCATCTTCTTCGTCTGCCTCGGTGCAATCCTCAATGTCCCCACATCCGGGCAGATCCTGCTCGTCATCACCATGGTCGCCCTTATTCTGGTCGTCACTCCTGTCATCGTCGTCATTGTCGCCGAACGCTTTGGCATCAGCACACGCGCCGCGATCGAGAGCGGCCTGCTTCTTGCCCAAAGCAGCGAGCTCTCGATTCTCGTCGCGGTGGTGGGCGTTGCAGGAGGCTATCTCGAATCCGATATGCTCTCGGTCATCTCGCTTGTTGCAATCATCACCATGATCCTGACGTCATTCATTGCCACGGACGCCGTCACCTGGAAACTGCTCCACCTGCGCCCCGCATTGCGTCGCGATTTGGCAGGCGAAGCGCCCACCGAGCACATCGTCATGCTCGGGTGCGGCTCAAACAGCCAGGTTCTGCTCGATCTGCTTCTGCTCGAAGGTCATCGCGTCGTCGTTGCCGACGATGATCCGGTTGTCATTGCAACACTCCGCGGTCGCGGAATCGACGCCATTCGTGGCGACGGTGCAGACCCGCAAGTGCTCTCGGCCCTGTCCGCCGAGAACGCCCGTGTCATCATTTCCACAATGCGCCGCATCGAAGACAACGAACGTCTCATCGCTCGCGTCAAAGGACCGATCGTCCTCGTGCGCATCGCCGGTGATTCCGAGTCCCGCCGCATAGAACGCGCCGGTGGCGTTGCAATCCGCGAAGATCTCGCAGCCGCAGCCGACTTCATGAACTGGTTCAACACACGCTTCCAACACAACACGATGAAACCCGCCTGA
- the sufB gene encoding Fe-S cluster assembly protein SufB codes for MTTTEEVAKITSDRREYKYGFVTDIEQDYAPPGLSEDIVRFISAKKSEPEWLLDWRLKAYRKWLEMKEPEWVFLPYGYPPIDYKGISYYAAPKTGPASLDEVDPKILETYAKLGIPLGEQAALLGVVGAAATPAEGRKVAVDAVFDSVSVKTTFQEELKSHGVIFCSISEAVREHPELVQKYLGSVVPYSDNFFATLNSAVFSDGSFVYVPKGVKCPMELSTYFRINARNTGQFERTLIIADEGAEVSYLEGCTAPMRDENQLHAAVVELVAFKGAYIKYSTIQNWYPGDAQGKGGIYNFVTKRGICKGENSRISWTQVETGSAITWKYPSVILQGDGSKGEFYSVALTNLRQQADTGTKMIHIGKNTTSTIVSKGISAGEGQNTYRGLVQMNKGATNAHNYTQCDSILIGDKCGAHTFPYVDIRNSTATAEHEASTTKIAEDQLFYCTARGISEEDAVSLLVNGFCKEVFSELPMEFAVEANKLLAVSLEGSVG; via the coding sequence ATGACGACCACTGAAGAAGTCGCAAAGATTACCAGCGATCGCCGGGAGTACAAGTACGGCTTCGTGACGGACATCGAGCAGGATTATGCCCCCCCCGGTTTGAGCGAAGATATTGTCCGTTTTATCTCTGCGAAGAAGTCAGAGCCGGAATGGCTATTGGACTGGCGCCTGAAGGCCTACCGGAAATGGTTGGAGATGAAGGAGCCTGAATGGGTGTTTTTGCCCTATGGCTACCCTCCGATCGACTATAAAGGTATCAGTTACTACGCGGCACCCAAGACCGGGCCTGCGAGTCTGGATGAGGTGGATCCCAAGATTCTGGAGACTTACGCCAAACTGGGCATTCCACTGGGCGAGCAGGCTGCTCTGTTGGGCGTGGTGGGGGCTGCTGCGACTCCTGCCGAGGGGCGCAAGGTTGCGGTTGATGCGGTGTTCGATTCGGTGTCGGTGAAGACGACGTTTCAGGAGGAGTTGAAGTCGCATGGGGTGATTTTCTGTTCAATCTCTGAAGCTGTGCGCGAGCACCCGGAATTGGTGCAGAAGTATCTCGGCAGTGTGGTGCCTTACTCGGATAATTTCTTTGCCACACTCAACTCGGCAGTCTTCAGCGACGGGTCGTTTGTGTATGTGCCCAAGGGTGTCAAGTGCCCGATGGAACTGAGCACCTACTTCCGGATCAATGCGCGCAATACTGGACAATTCGAGCGGACGCTCATCATTGCGGATGAAGGAGCGGAGGTGAGTTATCTCGAAGGCTGCACCGCGCCGATGCGTGACGAAAATCAGTTGCACGCAGCGGTGGTGGAGTTGGTGGCGTTCAAGGGAGCGTACATCAAGTATTCGACGATTCAGAACTGGTATCCGGGCGATGCGCAGGGCAAGGGTGGGATCTACAACTTCGTGACCAAGCGCGGGATCTGCAAGGGCGAGAACAGCCGAATATCGTGGACACAAGTCGAGACAGGGTCTGCGATCACCTGGAAGTATCCGTCGGTGATTCTTCAGGGTGATGGCAGCAAGGGGGAGTTCTACTCGGTCGCGCTGACCAACTTGCGACAACAGGCCGACACGGGCACGAAGATGATTCACATCGGTAAGAACACGACGAGCACGATCGTGAGCAAGGGAATCTCGGCTGGTGAAGGGCAGAACACATATCGGGGGCTCGTGCAGATGAACAAGGGCGCGACCAATGCGCACAACTACACGCAGTGCGATTCGATTCTGATCGGTGACAAGTGCGGGGCGCACACGTTTCCGTATGTGGACATCCGCAACTCGACCGCGACCGCGGAGCACGAAGCGAGCACAACCAAGATCGCGGAGGATCAGCTGTTCTACTGCACCGCTCGCGGCATCAGCGAGGAAGACGCGGTGAGCCTGCTGGTCAATGGATTCTGCAAGGAAGTGTTCAGTGAACTGCCCATGGAGTTTGCGGTCGAAGCGAACAAGCTGCTGGCGGTTTCGCTTGAAGGCTCGGTGGGATGA
- the thpR gene encoding RNA 2',3'-cyclic phosphodiesterase, giving the protein MPLHSEKVRLFVAAYPPPQTVVALVGLLELVALPPHQVASDMHLTVHFIGPVERRELPRIRETLERAASGLAAFEVTPIRLIGLPERSPRLVAVELDLPYELAELQRRLAHRFSHKNSGRAYVPHVTLARWRPGGIEKIGPVPVEAGTFAVREICLMSSVLKPSGAEHHLLGRVVLRSGTERTG; this is encoded by the coding sequence ATGCCGCTTCATTCAGAAAAGGTAAGGTTGTTTGTCGCGGCATATCCCCCGCCTCAGACTGTGGTGGCGTTGGTAGGGCTTCTCGAACTGGTCGCACTTCCGCCGCACCAGGTGGCGAGCGACATGCACCTGACGGTTCATTTCATCGGGCCGGTTGAGCGACGCGAACTCCCTCGCATTCGCGAGACATTGGAGCGGGCGGCTTCTGGGCTTGCAGCGTTTGAAGTCACTCCAATCCGGTTGATCGGCCTCCCGGAGCGTTCGCCACGACTGGTCGCCGTCGAGCTGGACTTGCCGTATGAACTGGCAGAATTGCAGCGGAGGTTGGCCCACCGATTCAGTCACAAAAATTCGGGCCGTGCATATGTGCCACATGTGACGCTCGCGAGATGGCGACCAGGCGGGATTGAGAAGATCGGCCCAGTACCCGTTGAAGCTGGCACGTTTGCGGTGCGCGAGATTTGTTTGATGAGCAGCGTGCTCAAGCCGAGCGGGGCGGAACACCATCTGCTGGGGAGGGTGGTCCTGAGGAGTGGAACCGAACGTACAGGCTGA
- a CDS encoding cation:proton antiporter encodes MLGIELVRNIGIMIVASAGAILILRRFNVPTIVVYILVGLLLGPILGLLILTPHEGDAQSDAIATVGEIGIALLLFIVGLELSLHKIRDVGKVAVIAGLGQVVFTASIGLVLCLLLRFTMMESIFIATALTFSSTVVVVKLLDQKKELTSLYGRIAVGIFLVQNLVVIIALTFLAGLGKHDNFELATVATGLIRAFVGMGVLLLISLVAAKYLLNRVFAWASRSPETLLIWSLFWCFAFVLAAEAMSLSPEIGAFLAGVSLAQLPCSEELRRRVHPLMNFFIAIAFISLGAQMKLGDSAAYWFEATILSLFVLIGNPFIFMWIISRFGYGEKTAFMTSVTVAQISEFSFIFAAMGVSAGLIGPPILSVVSVVGLVTIALSAYMILYNHVLYRWSKAAGILRMFKARQNDEQPIAETLSNHILVVGMNALGRRIASELHSAGQTVLAIDSDPRKLADLHCRTLLGNIEYHSVLEEAGLAHALLGISALNIEEANALFTYQCTSHNVPCAIHAFDWTVFDELRSLGADYLIDSKAQGSARLVEELHKRGIVDA; translated from the coding sequence TTGCTCGGCATCGAACTCGTCCGCAACATCGGCATCATGATTGTCGCCTCGGCTGGCGCGATCCTGATCCTGCGCAGGTTCAACGTCCCCACCATCGTTGTCTACATCCTCGTCGGACTTCTTCTCGGGCCGATCCTCGGCCTCCTGATTCTGACGCCACACGAAGGTGACGCACAATCCGACGCTATCGCCACTGTTGGTGAAATAGGCATCGCACTCCTTCTGTTCATCGTCGGGCTCGAACTCAGCCTCCACAAGATCAGAGACGTCGGCAAAGTCGCCGTCATCGCCGGACTCGGCCAGGTCGTCTTCACCGCCTCCATCGGTCTGGTCCTGTGTCTCCTGCTGCGCTTCACCATGATGGAGTCCATCTTCATCGCTACCGCCTTGACCTTCAGCAGCACCGTCGTCGTCGTCAAACTTCTCGATCAGAAAAAGGAACTCACGAGCCTTTACGGCCGCATCGCTGTCGGCATCTTCCTTGTGCAGAATCTCGTTGTCATCATCGCGCTGACTTTTCTTGCCGGTCTCGGCAAGCACGACAACTTCGAACTCGCAACCGTCGCAACAGGACTCATTCGCGCGTTCGTCGGCATGGGCGTACTGCTGCTCATTTCGCTGGTGGCCGCCAAATACTTGCTCAATCGTGTGTTCGCCTGGGCATCGCGCTCGCCCGAAACCCTCCTCATCTGGAGCCTCTTCTGGTGCTTCGCTTTCGTGCTTGCTGCCGAAGCAATGAGCCTCTCGCCGGAAATCGGTGCGTTCCTCGCTGGCGTTTCGCTCGCGCAACTCCCCTGCAGCGAAGAACTCCGACGCCGTGTGCACCCATTGATGAACTTTTTCATCGCCATTGCCTTCATCTCTCTCGGTGCACAGATGAAACTCGGCGATTCCGCAGCCTACTGGTTCGAGGCCACCATCCTCTCCCTTTTCGTCCTCATCGGCAACCCATTCATCTTTATGTGGATCATCTCCCGCTTCGGCTATGGCGAAAAAACCGCCTTCATGACCAGCGTCACCGTCGCACAGATCAGTGAGTTTTCATTTATTTTTGCTGCAATGGGTGTCAGTGCCGGCCTCATAGGACCACCGATTCTCTCAGTCGTAAGCGTCGTCGGCCTGGTCACGATCGCGCTCTCGGCCTACATGATCCTCTACAACCACGTCCTCTACCGCTGGTCCAAAGCCGCAGGAATCCTGCGCATGTTCAAGGCCCGCCAGAACGACGAACAACCGATCGCAGAAACGCTTTCCAATCACATTCTCGTCGTCGGCATGAATGCCCTCGGCCGGCGCATTGCGAGCGAACTTCACAGCGCTGGGCAGACCGTACTCGCCATTGACAGCGACCCGCGAAAACTCGCCGACCTTCACTGCCGCACGCTTCTGGGAAACATCGAGTATCACTCCGTCCTCGAAGAAGCCGGCCTCGCCCACGCACTCCTCGGCATTTCCGCCCTCAACATCGAAGAGGCCAACGCCCTGTTCACATATCAGTGCACCAGCCACAACGTTCCTTGCGCCATACACGCATTCGACTGGACTGTCTTCGATGAACTCCGCTCGCTCGGTGCCGACTATCTCATCGACTCCAAGGCCCAGGGAAGCGCACGCCTCGTCGAAGAACTCCATAAGCGAGGCATCGTGGACGCATGA
- the sufC gene encoding Fe-S cluster assembly ATPase SufC encodes MTSTPLLEIKNLHVRLEGEPSVEILRGVDLTIMPGEVHSIMGPNGSGKSTLSQVLAGKEDYEITEGEILYKGQDLTELGPDERANAGIFLAFQYPVEIPGVSAMQFLKAAVNAKRAFEGKDELDAGALLKHFRAKAEQINVPFEMLKRNVNEGFSGGEKKRFEIFQMAVLDSVLGILDESDSGLDIDALKIVADGVNSMRDGHRSFLLITHYQRLLNYIVPDQVHVLIGGRIAKSGGKEVAHELEKHGYAPFGVRESTTTGAGR; translated from the coding sequence ATGACATCGACTCCGCTGCTGGAAATCAAGAATCTTCATGTTCGGCTGGAAGGGGAGCCTTCGGTCGAGATCCTGCGCGGCGTTGATCTGACGATCATGCCCGGCGAGGTGCACTCGATCATGGGGCCCAATGGTTCGGGAAAGAGCACCCTGAGCCAGGTGCTGGCGGGCAAAGAAGACTATGAGATCACCGAAGGCGAGATTCTGTACAAGGGTCAGGATCTGACGGAGCTCGGGCCCGACGAGCGAGCCAATGCCGGGATCTTTCTGGCGTTTCAGTATCCGGTCGAGATCCCGGGCGTGAGCGCGATGCAGTTTCTCAAGGCTGCGGTGAACGCGAAGCGCGCGTTCGAGGGCAAGGACGAGCTGGACGCAGGCGCTCTGCTCAAGCACTTTCGCGCCAAGGCCGAGCAGATCAATGTGCCGTTCGAGATGCTCAAGCGCAATGTGAATGAGGGGTTCAGCGGCGGGGAGAAGAAGCGGTTCGAGATTTTTCAGATGGCGGTGCTGGATTCTGTTTTGGGAATTCTCGATGAGAGCGATTCCGGGTTGGATATTGATGCGCTCAAGATCGTGGCTGACGGCGTGAACTCGATGCGCGACGGGCATCGGTCATTTCTTCTCATCACGCATTATCAGAGACTGCTGAACTACATCGTACCCGATCAGGTGCATGTGCTGATCGGCGGTCGGATCGCCAAGAGCGGCGGGAAGGAAGTCGCGCATGAGTTGGAGAAGCATGGGTATGCGCCATTCGGTGTGCGCGAGTCTACGACGACGGGTGCGGGGCGCTGA
- a CDS encoding RNA polymerase sigma factor: protein MNQQPQSTLDLAALFEQHQHGLLGLALRITGDFALAEDALQETFLCAHAGARSFRGEARPGTWLYRIAVRESLRVRSRARRVTSLNQAISRVSAYQKAEHSPMDRLAWVETTWELLRALESLPEDQRLALVLLSTRELTAEDVGAMFGIAAGTVYTRAFRARLKLRSMLRGANTLDSEVES from the coding sequence TTGAATCAGCAGCCGCAATCAACACTTGATCTTGCAGCATTGTTCGAGCAGCACCAGCATGGGCTGCTCGGCCTTGCTCTCAGAATCACGGGCGACTTTGCGCTGGCGGAGGATGCGCTGCAGGAGACTTTCCTGTGCGCCCATGCTGGCGCGAGGTCTTTTCGTGGGGAGGCCAGGCCCGGCACCTGGCTCTATCGCATCGCGGTGCGCGAGTCGCTGCGCGTGCGGTCGCGGGCTCGCCGAGTGACCAGCCTGAATCAGGCAATTTCAAGGGTATCCGCATACCAGAAGGCTGAGCATTCGCCGATGGATCGGCTGGCATGGGTCGAGACAACTTGGGAGCTTCTGCGTGCGCTCGAGTCATTGCCTGAGGATCAGCGGCTCGCATTGGTATTGCTCTCGACGCGCGAACTGACCGCGGAAGATGTCGGGGCTATGTTCGGCATAGCGGCCGGAACGGTGTACACCCGAGCATTTCGCGCTCGGCTCAAGCTTCGCTCGATGCTGCGCGGGGCGAACACACTCGATTCTGAGGTCGAGAGTTGA
- a CDS encoding N(4)-(beta-N-acetylglucosaminyl)-L-asparaginase codes for MNDRREFLAMMSAAAFGGIAGSASGGAAGSSSRGPGDEHRGPCVIASANGLRNNDTGCVVTAMNAVRRGLDPVDAVVAGVKLVEDDPDDHSVGLGGLPNEDGIVQLDASVMHGPTHKAGAVAALENIRYASEVALHVLKRTDHILLVGEGAKKFALRMGYKEENLLTDKARKIWLQWKANMSREDDWLNDDEMDFPPPAHSRIDPTQPFTYGTINCSAVNDQGTLASCTTTSGLSYKIPGRVGDSPIVGAGMYVDNEIGAAGATGRGEAAIANCTAYEIVRSMSQGMTPTEACLHAVRRMADRTLEKRLRNDKGQPNFNVIVYALRKDGAYGSASIHPGARFAVYDSTGPKHVNAASLL; via the coding sequence ATGAATGATCGAAGGGAGTTTCTCGCCATGATGAGCGCAGCCGCATTCGGCGGGATTGCAGGTTCAGCTTCAGGAGGTGCTGCTGGCTCGTCCTCACGCGGGCCGGGCGATGAGCACCGGGGGCCATGCGTCATCGCAAGCGCCAATGGCCTGCGCAACAACGACACAGGATGTGTCGTCACGGCGATGAACGCCGTCCGCCGCGGTCTCGATCCCGTTGATGCCGTCGTTGCAGGTGTCAAACTTGTAGAAGATGATCCCGACGATCATTCAGTCGGCCTCGGCGGGTTGCCCAACGAAGACGGAATCGTGCAACTCGACGCCTCAGTCATGCACGGCCCGACCCACAAGGCCGGTGCCGTCGCTGCACTCGAAAACATCCGCTACGCCTCCGAAGTCGCCTTGCATGTGCTCAAACGCACCGATCACATTCTCCTGGTCGGCGAAGGGGCAAAGAAGTTTGCACTTCGCATGGGATACAAGGAAGAAAACCTTCTGACCGACAAAGCCCGCAAGATCTGGCTTCAATGGAAAGCCAACATGAGCCGGGAGGATGACTGGCTCAACGATGACGAGATGGATTTCCCCCCGCCCGCGCACTCACGCATCGACCCCACACAGCCTTTCACCTACGGCACCATCAACTGCTCGGCAGTCAATGACCAGGGCACACTGGCAAGTTGCACCACCACGAGCGGACTGAGCTACAAGATACCCGGACGCGTCGGCGATTCACCGATCGTCGGTGCAGGCATGTACGTCGATAACGAAATCGGAGCCGCAGGCGCGACCGGGCGAGGCGAGGCAGCCATCGCAAACTGCACTGCCTACGAAATCGTTCGCTCCATGAGCCAGGGCATGACACCGACCGAAGCCTGCCTGCACGCTGTACGCCGCATGGCAGACCGCACACTCGAGAAGCGGCTGCGGAACGATAAAGGACAGCCAAACTTCAACGTCATTGTCTACGCCCTGCGCAAAGACGGCGCGTACGGCTCCGCATCGATCCACCCCGGAGCGCGATTCGCTGTCTACGACTCCACAGGCCCGAAACACGTCAACGCCGCGTCGCTCTTGTAG
- a CDS encoding alpha-L-fucosidase: MRFMPITLAALGLCLGVAPVRAAPPDDERMTWWRQARFGMFIHWGLYAIPAGEWGQGTDHGEWIRTTAQIPLETYSNFQHDFNPVHFDADQWCRIAKDAGMQYIVITTKHHDGFALFDSGVSDFDIMSTPFARDIMDELADACRRHGLRICWYHSIMDWHHPDYLPRRNWEADSRPAEGADFDRYVAFLHAQVTELLTKYGDIGVMWFDGEWENTWTHERGKELYELCRSLQPDVIVNNRVDVGRQGMAGFSAEGFFGDFGTPEQEVPATGLPGVDWETCMTMNRHWGWNKHDTQWKSTTQLIHTLVDIASKGGNFLLNVGPRADGTFPPQAERRLTEIGHWMNLNGEAIYGTTASPFINLPFVGRATLREGDEQSTIYLHVFEWPETHQITLQDFGGSVIGARLLSDRNTALRVQGPPHNSQLARAHRIARILLPPVMPDERCTVIALDIEGRPVIFSEPAIASSYDAISGNSEIVSFVNPIEIKLSTRTGTIRYTLNGHKPTTSSPQYTGPFVLSESATVTATTFDGNWDMSDPAQRHFQRVEPQAGSAQRGASAGLAAQRIDGVYSSLPDFAAAQQIGAATSIGLTPEWSRENIALRKSGVLTLEHDGMYHFSLTSDDGSRLWINGVLLIDNDGLHHARTMHGSGALAAGHHQIVVEWFNRSGGATLELLMARDHHPPAPVPAKALSH; the protein is encoded by the coding sequence ATGCGCTTTATGCCAATTACGCTTGCTGCCCTTGGTCTGTGTCTTGGCGTTGCACCAGTCCGCGCCGCCCCACCAGACGATGAACGCATGACGTGGTGGCGTCAAGCCCGCTTTGGCATGTTCATTCATTGGGGCCTCTACGCCATTCCCGCCGGCGAGTGGGGCCAGGGAACCGACCACGGTGAGTGGATCCGCACCACGGCCCAGATCCCACTCGAAACCTACTCGAACTTCCAGCACGATTTCAACCCGGTTCACTTCGATGCCGACCAGTGGTGCCGCATCGCCAAAGACGCCGGCATGCAGTACATCGTCATCACGACCAAACACCACGACGGATTCGCCCTGTTCGACTCGGGCGTGAGCGACTTTGACATCATGTCCACGCCATTTGCACGCGACATCATGGACGAACTGGCCGATGCATGCCGCCGCCACGGACTGCGGATCTGCTGGTACCACTCAATCATGGACTGGCACCACCCGGACTATCTGCCACGACGAAACTGGGAAGCCGATTCGCGTCCCGCCGAGGGTGCCGATTTCGATCGCTACGTCGCCTTTCTCCACGCGCAAGTCACAGAACTGCTCACCAAGTACGGCGACATCGGCGTCATGTGGTTCGACGGCGAGTGGGAGAACACCTGGACCCACGAACGCGGCAAGGAACTCTACGAACTCTGTCGCAGCCTCCAACCCGACGTCATCGTGAATAACCGTGTCGATGTCGGCAGGCAGGGCATGGCAGGATTTTCCGCCGAAGGCTTTTTTGGCGACTTCGGCACGCCCGAACAGGAAGTGCCCGCAACAGGCCTGCCAGGTGTGGACTGGGAAACATGCATGACCATGAACCGCCACTGGGGATGGAACAAACATGACACGCAGTGGAAATCAACGACCCAACTCATCCACACCCTCGTCGACATCGCAAGCAAGGGTGGCAATTTCCTGCTCAATGTCGGTCCACGCGCCGATGGTACATTCCCGCCCCAGGCCGAGCGAAGGCTCACCGAAATCGGACACTGGATGAACCTCAATGGCGAAGCAATCTATGGCACGACCGCAAGCCCTTTCATCAACCTGCCATTCGTCGGTCGCGCCACGCTGCGCGAAGGAGACGAGCAATCGACGATCTATCTGCACGTCTTTGAATGGCCCGAGACGCACCAGATCACGCTTCAGGATTTCGGCGGTAGCGTCATCGGTGCACGCCTGCTCTCGGACCGCAACACCGCCTTGCGCGTTCAGGGACCGCCACACAACTCGCAATTGGCACGTGCCCATCGCATCGCGCGCATCCTGCTCCCACCCGTGATGCCCGATGAACGCTGCACCGTCATCGCACTCGATATCGAGGGGCGGCCCGTGATCTTCAGCGAGCCGGCGATTGCGTCCTCGTACGATGCGATCTCTGGCAATTCGGAGATCGTCTCGTTCGTCAACCCAATCGAAATCAAGCTCTCGACGCGCACCGGTACGATTCGCTACACCCTCAACGGACACAAGCCGACTACATCTTCTCCGCAATATACCGGCCCATTTGTTCTCAGCGAGAGTGCAACGGTCACTGCAACGACGTTTGACGGAAACTGGGACATGTCGGATCCTGCACAGCGACACTTCCAACGTGTCGAACCACAGGCAGGATCGGCCCAGCGCGGAGCATCAGCCGGGCTCGCGGCCCAGCGGATTGACGGAGTGTATTCATCACTTCCTGACTTTGCCGCGGCACAACAAATCGGAGCTGCAACAAGTATCGGTCTCACGCCGGAGTGGTCCCGAGAAAACATCGCGCTCCGCAAGAGCGGCGTACTGACGCTCGAACACGACGGCATGTACCACTTCTCGCTCACTTCCGACGATGGTTCCCGATTGTGGATCAATGGAGTACTCTTAATCGACAATGACGGGCTTCACCACGCCAGAACAATGCACGGCTCGGGCGCCCTCGCCGCCGGTCATCATCAAATCGTCGTCGAGTGGTTCAACCGATCGGGCGGGGCAACGCTCGAACTGCTCATGGCCCGCGATCACCATCCCCCCGCCCCGGTCCCCGCAAAGGCACTGAGCCACTGA
- a CDS encoding DUF393 domain-containing protein, producing the protein MQWILTHERGPEFVFASQTSSVGKGLLDEFGLAAATAGEGTMVLIDGGRAYVRSDAALRIAGRMRAPWRWLALWRVVPRPMRDWVYRKVARNRHRLGVEAGCLVPTEEQRLRFLDLR; encoded by the coding sequence GTGCAATGGATACTGACACACGAGCGCGGGCCTGAGTTCGTGTTTGCGTCGCAAACGTCGTCGGTCGGGAAAGGTCTGCTGGATGAGTTTGGTCTTGCAGCGGCGACTGCTGGCGAAGGCACGATGGTGTTGATCGATGGGGGGCGTGCGTATGTGCGGAGCGACGCGGCGCTGCGCATCGCGGGGCGGATGCGGGCACCTTGGCGGTGGTTGGCGCTTTGGCGTGTTGTGCCCAGGCCCATGCGTGATTGGGTCTACCGCAAGGTTGCGAGAAATCGGCATCGCCTTGGCGTCGAAGCGGGCTGTCTGGTTCCGACTGAAGAGCAGCGTTTGCGATTTCTTGATTTGAGATGA